Part of the Zingiber officinale cultivar Zhangliang chromosome 6A, Zo_v1.1, whole genome shotgun sequence genome, TGCATTTggcacatttatcaaaatgtcgcCATACATTTGAGTGGAGTTTTTTCTCAGTTTAGAGATTTTGCTAAAGATTTTGCCTCATGTgtatatgattttgatgaagaggaagattttatttcagcATGGAACATTATGTTGGCCAAGTATGCACTTGAAGATAATGATTGGTTGAGGCGCATGTACAACATAAAGGAAAAGTGGGCTTTAGTATATGGACGGCAAATGTTTTGTGCAGATatgactacaacccaaagaagtgagagcatgaatagTATTGTGAAAAAATATGTCACTTATAAACACAAGTTTTTAGACTTCTTCAATCACTTCCAAAGACTCCTTGATGATCGTCGATATGAGGAATTAAAAGCTGATTTCAGATCAAGTACAACTGTTCCATATTTAATGTTTCCAATTGAGATTTTAAAGTATGCTAGTGAAATTTATACTCCTGAGGTatacaagtgttttcaacaagaATGGTGCTCATCTCATGATTCTAGTCTTGAAATTTGTGAGGATGCTGATACATTTGCAAAATATAAAGTTACTCCTCTAAAAAAGAAACACCATCATATAGTTACACTTGATAAGAAGTCTGAAAAAATTGAGTGTAGTTGCAAAAAATATGAATTTGCTGGAATTTTATGTTCTCATATTCTGAAAATATTTACGTGGAATAATATCATGAAGATCCCAAGTCAGTATGTACTGAAAAGGTGGACAAGAAAAGCAAAAATTGGATTTTTTGGAGTTAATGATTCAATGACCAACAAtgctagtttggatccaaaagTACTTCAAAACATGCGATACAAAGATTTGTGTGGGTTGAATGTTCAGTTGGTTACCAAGGCAGCAGAAAGAGATGACACTTACAAGGTTGTTAAAGATGTTATGTTGAGCTTGTGTAAGATGGTGGATGATAAGTTACAAGTTAATGAATCTAATATCCAACAATCAAAAGTGAGCCAAGAATCTTGGGAATTTGATTATGGTGAAGGGAACTCTACTGGAGTGAAAGGAATTAAAACCAAGAAGAAAACAATCTCAGGTAAAAGGTTGAAAGGTGGGTTAGAGAAGActtcaaggaaaagaaaagcaTCGAGCAAAACAAATCAAGCTTCAACGATTGTAATGGTTTTTACTCCATaacttctaaatttttatttattgatattatttgttgttaaatttgaacaacttaaattaatttttcttttctatacaCAGGGTGTAGATCAAACTATTTCCAGTATGGCCATCGTACAATGTGACCGGATCAATCAACAAGTTAGTATTTGTTTGACTTATGttaatttaagaaaatttatgttataactttctaaaactgtattttatttttttgttgtagtCTATTAATTTCTCATCAATTGGTAGCTCCGTTGATAATGTTAGTATGACTGAGTCTCAATTCCCACCATTATTAGCATCACAACTTTCTCAGGTATTCATTCCTCCTACTTGCAACTTGAATTGCTTTCACTGATGTTGTAGTTAGCAGCATTTGCCATTGCTGCACTGCTTGCAAGTTGTAATTAACAGAAGTGATGTTGCAGCAAGTTAGTATTAAGTGCAATTAACAGAAGTGATTTTGCATTAGATTCTATCtaggataaaaaataaataaggaagcaAAGATGTTAGAGTGAATACTAATAAGTGAGCTAGATAAGAAAGTGCATACCATGTTCCTGTAAAGTATCTGAAAGACggcacttttttttttgttttgtttctgaAAGTTTTTTCTCAACTCATTATTTTGTCCATGTTTTAATTTGTGCAATAGCCGAGCATGTAGTTCATCAGATATCACTTGACGTTTTGATGAGATGCTAGCTGGGTCATGCCTGATCAAAATTCTCACGTGGAAAAGTTTAAGGTGCTTGAACATTGGCACTAAGGATTTTCTCATCCCCTTATGTAGCTTTTCCTTAAGCTCAATGATGGTAGTATTAGTATGTTAATTTAATATAGTATAAAGGATGTTTTGCTAGTTTGATTGTCTATAGttaataaaaaatgattttcTTATGAATTATTTTACATGTCAGTTGTTTCCCTGAAATCAAGTGGGCACAGCGTATTGACAAGGGCTACGTCCTTGTTCAATTGCCTGATGCAAAAGATGTGAAAGTTAATCTAAGAGAATTTATATTATAACTATCTaaaattgtattttattttttttgttttagccTATAAATTCCGTGCCAACAATTGGTAGCTGTGTTGATAGTGTTAGTAGGACTGAGACTCAATTCCCACCATTATTGACATCACAACTTTCTCAggtatttatttttaatacaaATTACACCATTTAGTAATTTAGCTTGGTTTTTTAAATAGTTTACAGTTGAGTATGCACTTGATAATGCTTTACTATTATGTCATAggtgcatcaaccatctcatcttGGTTATTTTCCGACAAATTACTTGGAATAATGCTACAAAGGGTATGGTGAATTTTTTACTTTCGGTTTTGTGATTAAAGTGTTTATGGCATAATCTGTGTTAGATGACATAATACTCACAATAAATATGGTGCTAAATGCAACTCTGTGACTTAACCAAGTTAATTGggtttttttaatatttgttttctCTTTAGATGTTATGgcttttttttatgaatttcttGAACAACGAATTGTAAGTCTTATACCTACACTGTGCAGATAATCTACAAGAGAATGGTTGCTAGCAGATAATTTACAAGAGAATGGTTGATATTGCAAAAGCACGAGGAGATATGAAAGTTGCTGTTGAATTTCTCAACAAGTACTTAGACATGTGGGAACTTTTCCATTAGTATTTGAATTTTCCATTAGTGTTAAACTAAAGTTTATATTGATTTGTTTGTAAAGATTTGGTTTGGTTATCAGAATTTTATTGTGAATGTATTGATGTGGGATGGGCATTTGATCTTgtgatgatattattttatggtgATAAGTGAATGAGATTGTGATGTGTTTGATTGGCATTCAGTTCGTTTTGCTATATTGTGATGTGTTTACATCTGCATTCAGTTCGTTTTGAGCTAATGTGGTTTTGGACTGAAGAAAAGATATATTCTCCCTTTGCTTATGctcttctatttttcctcctatGTAGATAAATCTGTGGccatcttttcttttctttgttttatttcttcCTCCAGTGGCTCATGAAAAATGAAACTTCATAAAAAAGAATGATAATGCATGATTATGGCTCACGAAATGCATGAATATGCTTCTGCATGAATATGACGGCTTATGATAATGCATGAATATGCTTCTGCTCTTGCTGTGGTTTTTTTCTTCCTCCGGCGTCCTACAAAAATGCATGAATATAGCTCATAATCAAACAAGCCAAAGCATGTTGCTAATGATTGCACACAGAGCTGATACAATAATGGTGAAATACTACTAGAAATGTTAAAATAATTAGAGTTTGAATCTGCAAAGAAATGCAGTATTCTAGAGGTCCGTCAACATAAgttacattaaaaaataaattacatcAACCACATACTCATCATCATAATCCAAGTACATACAACTACAACGATAGTAACTCTAATAGCAACTCTAAATTTCCTATTCAATGAACATATTTCATCACTCAACTGCATTATTACATGGTTGTTGTTCACATCATCCAGAACATCCTTATATTCAACGCCACCCTCGTAACTAGTACATTTCTTCAATTCACTAATCTCCAACTTTAATTTGTTGTTATTCTTCTTCAACTCGTTAATAATTGTCTTACTTCTCTCTGACGGTTCTGGGTCATACCATGAGAAGAAGCCACATCCcctttgctgaatttcaaatcaaCTTAATCAAAACTCAATAATTAAAAAACATACAATACCATGTTGATATAACAAAAACTTACTTTATATTTTGGACATAAAAAAAATCGTCTTCCTGGATTAGATTCTGTCCATGATATTTGAAGAATAGCTCGTAACCCACAATTACATAATATGTGAGGAGCTTCACCTTGCTCATCATTCATACGTCGTCGAGTGAAAGATGATGCTGATGAAGAGCCAGATGCCATGTTTTTTTTCTTGTATCTGAACAATACCAATATGCAAAAAAGACAAATTAGAGTAAGATATGTATTTTTCAacagaaaaaaaaagataaaaataaccTTCAAGTTCAAGTGTTAAATTCAATAACTCATAATCATCAAAACCATTTGATAGAACTCTCTTTACTGATGAAAAATCTTGATGAAAGATAATTGAAatgttattaaattttttaacatttATGTTGTTTTCAGGTAGTGTAATTGTCTTTCTCTGAGCTGTAGGAACGTGACAGCATCTTCTCAAAAGACTACAAATGAGCCTAGGATCATCGTCCAGACAAGAAGTGAGGTTGATCTTCTTGATGATGGCTACAAATGGCACAAATATGGGCAAAAAGTAGTAAAAGGAATTCCTAATCCAAGGTAGTATCTTAAAGTAGATTTTTACAATATTGTCATTCTCGTTTGCATGTATATTTTGATTGTATTTATGTCTTATTTTCACTTCTCTCCAGTAATTTAGGATAGCATATTAGTTACAGGAGATTGCAATTGTGTTGGAAAGTTATTTTATCCTATTAGCAAGCCTCAAAAATATTAAGCTACGAATGGAGAGATACCTGGAAGATCAACAGTTTACTACTTTATCAAACTTTCTTCTATGCTTGTTATTTAAATCTGGATAAGTTCTCAGATTaatcctttcaaaaattaatCTTTGGTTATTGGTATTTCATAAACAATTCCACATGGATCATGCAAATACCTTTTTGACAATATGTATCATGCAATCATATAAAATTTAACATTGTTAAAATGACAAGACAAACAAAATGCCAGAAGCAATTAAGTATGGTTCTTAATTCCAATCAGTGGGATCAGATACAATTTTCTAAAGATTCAGGCTTGCGGGAGAATAACAGAAAATATGTCAAGGAAAATACCTAAATTAGCTTCTTTTCCTAATGTTCAAAGCAAACAGAGAAATTTAGGTTTGCTGGAGAATACCTAAACAAAACAGGCGACGAGGCTGCAGGCGACGAGGGCGGCGCTGGAGGTCCCCGACGCTGGGAGGAGGCGGCAGTGGAGGTCGGAGGGAGGGAGGCGGCGCTGGTCGTCGAGAGGGTAGGGCAGGGAGGGAGTTTTGGGCGCTGGAGCTTGGCACTGCGGAGGAGGCGATGCTGGGAGGAGGCGACGAGAAGAAATCGCGAGGGTAGGGCAGGGAGGGAGTTTTGGGTGCTGGAGCTTGGCACTACGGAGGAGGCGACGCTGGGAGGAGGCGACGGGACCAGGGAGGCAACGCTGGGAGGAGGGAGGGACCAGGGAGGCGACGCTGGGAGGAGGCGACGAGAAGAAATCGCGAGGCTAGGGCAGGGAGGGAGTTTTGGGCGCTGGAGCTCGGCACGTATTTGGCACGTGAGAGAGTTTTATATCACTTGTGCGGACCAGAGAGGGACCAGGGATTTTGGGACCAGAAGATCCGCCCCCCAATGACGAGAGTCCTCTTACAAatatgtaataaaaaaaattatgaattttttaaTACGAAACCTAATTTGCTTTGTTTTTTTCTACAGCGTCACCACCGCCACACAATCCCCACCCCATGTCGCCTCAACAAACGCGCCAGCTGTAGTGGCTGCTCATTGCCGACCATGACAATCCGACAATTGAGAGAACCCATCACGACGTGGCTCTTCCGCCACATCCTTCTACTGTCACGCGATCGCCGACACTCCTCTGCCGCGACACAGTTGCCAGCGACAGGAGCATAGGACATCGTCTGCCATGGTTGCGGCGACACACTGAAAAAGATTCACTATGAATAATTTTCGTtatagaaaacaaaaaaaaaaaactactacttCAAGCAAAGGTTTATAGAAATGTGGAATACATATACAATACAGCTGCAGACACAGACACAGAAAATGTGAAACTGATTGTCCGAGTATATGGAGAAACCTAGCTCAGTCCGATAAACATCATAGGAATTATCTTGTATATCAAAATTCAAGTGCTCCTCTGAACTACCTGTTCCTAGTGTATAGGAATTATCTTATCTTTATCTGCCAAAGTTCGTCTCCTAGCTCCAATTGATTTTTGCCAAGTCCATGCTTCTGTGTTAAAGGAACAACCTGTTTGTGCATATCAAAATATTTACACCTGCTCGGTACAAAAGAAAGGACCTTAGTTAAAGAAAATTTAACAAGGGATTGTAGTTTAATTTCAAAGTGTAATAGAAAATCAATTAGAAGTTGGTGGAGATGAAATATAAGATATGAAACACCAGATGCAGCAGCTTCTTTGATGCGCAGATAGTACTGCAAACCAAGGGAATCAATGACCATATGGGGTTGAAACCTCATAAAGTCTCAGTAAAAAATGGAATCTCAAAAGGCAAGTTCTGCGAGCATGAAATAATGCCATTTTCTAACATTTTTTAGAGAAATTAAACATGTAGTCAATAATTGCAGTAATCAGCTAACCT contains:
- the LOC121995923 gene encoding protein FAR1-RELATED SEQUENCE 5-like isoform X3; the protein is MEGESTSCRHLNFNENEASREGDFDVIDEGLNIETDLDIPQMGLEFDTEEDAYQFYLSYAKKVGFGIRRGKIHNDKSGKLLDRVFYCCAQGKRGKDKRDIYVKASRDETRFGCEAKMKISNRRKSKFTVVQFVKEHNHYLSSPNKTHLYRSHRNISFSAAKQIEFASDVGIPPKASHDLMVRQVGGRENLGFIPEDYKNYLRSKRTINMRVGDTGGVLEYLQKMQFDDPNFFYAIQVDEDDLITNIFWSDAKMRADYANFGDVVCFDTTYRKNNEGRPIALFVGVNYHKQLILFGVALLYDETSLTFEWLFNTLTKAMGEKKPITILTDQDAAMAKALASRWPETHHRLCIWHIYQNVAIHLSGVFSQFRDFAKDFASCVYDFDEEEDFISAWNIMLAKYALEDNDWLRRMYNIKEKWALVYGRQMFCADMTTTQRSESMNSIVKKYVTYKHKFLDFFNHFQRLLDDRRYEELKADFRSSTTVPYLMFPIEILKYASEIYTPEVYKCFQQEWCSSHDSSLEICEDADTFAKYKVTPLKKKHHHIVTLDKKSEKIECSCKKYEFAGILCSHILKIFTWNNIMKIPSQYVLKRWTRKAKIGFFGVNDSMTNNASLDPKVLQNMRYKDLCGLNVQLVTKAAERDDTYKVVKDVMLSLCKMVDDKLQVNESNIQQSKVSQESWEFDYGEGNSTGVKGIKTKKKTISGKRLKGGLEKTSRKRKASSKTNQASTIVMGVDQTISSMAIVQCDRINQQSINFSSIGSSVDNVSMTESQFPPLLASQLSQPINSVPTIGSCVDSVSRTETQFPPLLTSQLSQVHQPSHLGYFPTNYLE
- the LOC121995923 gene encoding protein FAR1-RELATED SEQUENCE 5-like isoform X1, whose translation is MLVASVIILSIFIDVPEFQVIIMEGESTSCRHLNFNENEASREGDFDVIDEGLNIETDLDIPQMGLEFDTEEDAYQFYLSYAKKVGFGIRRGKIHNDKSGKLLDRVFYCCAQGKRGKDKRDIYVKASRDETRFGCEAKMKISNRRKSKFTVVQFVKEHNHYLSSPNKTHLYRSHRNISFSAAKQIEFASDVGIPPKASHDLMVRQVGGRENLGFIPEDYKNYLRSKRTINMRVGDTGGVLEYLQKMQFDDPNFFYAIQVDEDDLITNIFWSDAKMRADYANFGDVVCFDTTYRKNNEGRPIALFVGVNYHKQLILFGVALLYDETSLTFEWLFNTLTKAMGEKKPITILTDQDAAMAKALASRWPETHHRLCIWHIYQNVAIHLSGVFSQFRDFAKDFASCVYDFDEEEDFISAWNIMLAKYALEDNDWLRRMYNIKEKWALVYGRQMFCADMTTTQRSESMNSIVKKYVTYKHKFLDFFNHFQRLLDDRRYEELKADFRSSTTVPYLMFPIEILKYASEIYTPEVYKCFQQEWCSSHDSSLEICEDADTFAKYKVTPLKKKHHHIVTLDKKSEKIECSCKKYEFAGILCSHILKIFTWNNIMKIPSQYVLKRWTRKAKIGFFGVNDSMTNNASLDPKVLQNMRYKDLCGLNVQLVTKAAERDDTYKVVKDVMLSLCKMVDDKLQVNESNIQQSKVSQESWEFDYGEGNSTGVKGIKTKKKTISGKRLKGGLEKTSRKRKASSKTNQASTIVMGVDQTISSMAIVQCDRINQQSINFSSIGSSVDNVSMTESQFPPLLASQLSQPINSVPTIGSCVDSVSRTETQFPPLLTSQLSQVHQPSHLGYFPTNYLE
- the LOC121995923 gene encoding protein FAR1-RELATED SEQUENCE 5-like isoform X4, with the protein product MLVASVIILSIFIDVPEFQVIIMEGESTSCRHLNFNENEASREGDFDVIDEGLNIETDLDIPQMGLEFDTEEDAYQFYLSYAKKVGFGIRRGKIHNDKSGKLLDRVFYCCAQGKRGKDKRDIYVKASRDETRFGCEAKMKISNRRKSKFTVVQFVKEHNHYLSSPNKTHLYRSHRNISFSAAKQIEFASDVGIPPKASHDLMVRQVGGRENLGFIPEDYKNYLRSKRTINMRVGDTGGVLEYLQKMQFDDPNFFYAIQVDEDDLITNIFWSDAKMRADYANFGDVVCFDTTYRKNNEGRPIALFVGVNYHKQLILFGVALLYDETSLTFEWLFNTLTKAMGEKKPITILTDQDAAMAKALASRWPETHHRLCIWHIYQNVAIHLSGVFSQFRDFAKDFASCVYDFDEEEDFISAWNIMLAKYALEDNDWLRRMYNIKEKWALVYGRQMFCADMTTTQRSESMNSIVKKYVTYKHKFLDFFNHFQRLLDDRRYEELKADFRSSTTVPYLMFPIEILKYASEIYTPEVYKCFQQEWCSSHDSSLEICEDADTFAKYKVTPLKKKHHHIVTLDKKSEKIECSCKKYEFAGILCSHILKIFTWNNIMKIPSQYVLKRWTRKAKIGFFGVNDSMTNNASLDPKVLQNMRYKDLCGLNVQLVTKAAERDDTYKVVKDVMLSLCKMVDDKLQVNESNIQQSKVSQESWEFDYGEGNSTGVKGIKTKKKTISGKRLKGGLEKTSRKRKASSKTNQASTIVMGVDQTISSMAIVQCDRINQQSINFSSIGSSVDNVSMTESQFPPLLASQLSQVHQPSHLGYFPTNYLE
- the LOC121995923 gene encoding protein FAR1-RELATED SEQUENCE 5-like isoform X2 gives rise to the protein MLVASVIILSIFIDVPEFQVIIMEGESTSCRHLNFNENEASREGDFDVIDEGLNIETDLDIPQMGLEFDTEEDAYQFYLSYAKKVGFGIRRGKIHNDKSGKLLDRVFYCCAQGKRGKDKRDIYVKASRDETRFGCEAKMKISNRRKSKFTVVQFVKEHNHYLSSPNKTHLYRSHRNISFSAAKQIEFASDVGIPPKASHDLMVRQVGGRENLGFIPEDYKNYLRSKRTINMRVGDTGGVLEYLQKMQFDDPNFFYAIQVDEDDLITNIFWSDAKMRADYANFGDVVCFDTTYRKNNEGRPIALFVGVNYHKQLILFGVALLYDETSLTFEWLFNTLTKAMGEKKPITILTDQDAAMAKALASRWPETHHRLCIWHIYQNVAIHLSGVFSQFRDFAKDFASCVYDFDEEEDFISAWNIMLAKYALEDNDWLRRMYNIKEKWALVYGRQMFCADMTTTQRSESMNSIVKKYVTYKHKFLDFFNHFQRLLDDRRYEELKADFRSSTTVPYLMFPIEILKYASEIYTPEVYKCFQQEWCSSHDSSLEICEDADTFAKYKVTPLKKKHHHIVTLDKKSEKIECSCKKYEFAGILCSHILKIFTWNNIMKIPSQYVLKRWTRKAKIGFFGVNDSMTNNASLDPKVLQNMRYKDLCGLNVQLVTKAAERDDTYKVVKDVMLSLCKMVDDKLQVNESNIQQSKVSQESWEFDYGEGNSTGVKGIKTKKKTISGKRLKGGLEKTSRKRKASSKTNQASTIGVDQTISSMAIVQCDRINQQSINFSSIGSSVDNVSMTESQFPPLLASQLSQPINSVPTIGSCVDSVSRTETQFPPLLTSQLSQVHQPSHLGYFPTNYLE
- the LOC121995929 gene encoding uncharacterized protein LOC121995929 → MASGSSSASSFTRRRMNDEQGEAPHILCNCGLRAILQISWTESNPGRRFFLCPKYKQRGCGFFSWYDPEPSERSKTIINELKKNNNKLKLEISELKKCTSYEGGVEYKDVLDDVNNNHVIMQLSDEICSLNRKFRVAIRVTIVVVVCTWIMMMSMWLM